From the Toxoplasma gondii ME49 chromosome VIIa, whole genome shotgun sequence genome, one window contains:
- a CDS encoding hypothetical protein (encoded by transcript TGME49_202970) — protein sequence MTTSRSHSPTATNGGSRPSGQAAGPLVGSGGAHTTYLDERVARLQAEIERTTRRLEMEKRKLHDLGENSRKAQHEFNDKRLRYSFNKADGIANARKAEKNLTQLENRLAQALVKFNSANDEINKVKATIDKHRKDRLSMEKVYRQVSRELSDQAYQLNEVKEKVAQMQEWEQQTTKRMEELTKVQDQEREEFKEKCLVMQKELREQDRLIKEFDIRAHRESSNLRAQMKGTPYNVAEEEQNFNPESLMKLILKTALLNAVQRHSIKQHRTKIAVFERAMESIKTSTGISDPEEIVAIFSQLEERNYSIMTYVNMLNFELEAIEAKKRELETHIQQQAQHEASALQVTDASLRGEAAQISKMLFATAGKNALVQHQLHCLAQTHEILMEAAALVGHAWKGPLSCDDPPPPGTAEECAAAAGKAGAVDSRGPAPFTPLRDCRSKASDWASSQEFGGSEGSKSILPLLWYLEKFILANQGSLLAAARSATEEAPDNGESPTGLTPFLATAHSSHRAAGGGKGPEATSLSPEPGRLSPRSCSGTQGSGEGNRMGSGARKTMCVTSAASHPHDSGCSAVTASSPSALALSGRFLDSENTGGPSTLSGYGGDSHSGMAGFSDLREDHRTEKGTNDSLCPLVSEDGTRRRGAKLSGPLRGTGDVGSDPGLTGHSLSRAANTGDGLQPGETGKRGRCGESREGALPTHGNGAGGDSEDDDEWGIGTDRPGGDAWIADRPLSIGELRERTIHVLNKQRKKRGDGSGTLCLSEKLCLLATPVLDNAAYKALQPGAVSLQSRASSFSLQSPVLSADGGSSNGGSVGFLQTPDNCARQDGRQDRSNDGEVRDAGMSAAPSTPGGGPRGSRRAPRSGSTYASSQRGLLLRHSRGKEKVFVQLSKKRAGEQATGAADGVASETQEAPQKLGASGATHVRRKTEMPRENGSRVRCFRKRVSGPTLRTMPSNVEERSGEATRMQAREPGTASALQEDTAAARMVNTQGACAGLEDAREDTRKKETQREDKEMEGKENGTRGEGSLSPFEREDEEEQQQRDLDGKSDANASGGGAADHELEGKGDEERDEASLRTIFGCSREEAVMLCVTDGHNNEGNGTLDSRYARESLGDSSEVQDGGIHDVNSEKGYEREERTALEDDAEPSESVSRGQTGRTSEKKRASGESASDEKDHEPQTEMPLMPAASGTEEHASSDVSPKELRNAPGRTPEASAEKLPDLFDPTQSLIQECGDSPTDNPYQEADPRDRAPPDDSPHAPEASRLQQLSPTPVEETPTAADLQLLWPSSAHANRGEEIDGNSIGSSQQTPLPPSPRSTPLPEIPFSSDVDEAGEPCVEAGFERSSESHLSETNAVSESVEASVHAYASRDALSPSLLDQTSEESRTNEKCSVPAEATKLPDASARRGESRPVTPTAWHPGVWPPDLVQCGDRSRVSSAGASALNSYGGEDEVAKIHHLSENLALCSSSHGDISDLRAFVPRALEVDIPVTDQEEVNKVGTSANRHRDGDRREKSPQKPSDVKNETEAAYTTRAVEEEPGRRLEESPKRYDIEIPVAGFPRASERFQSEVLERPMPPLRPPFSAGSRGPFESPSFPTASRLDVQRPSSSPSPGFAPARRPPNLGFLPLPPRAIRTPNPRPLNLPQRLQKARDTGREGYPQANQSEATLLSLEETKIDTLAARVPDETVAPLAAFSLTLSHSRETSEAEVDRKRDVDIPPESRAESRNSEGGSVAVRISEGDATEQGIDPEAGSPFSCAEGQGSVAHPASVRLSPFPLSHGDAAEETAKHPVFHEETPSETRSPEPCGCGSVDTREEKEKRTLKETDEWTTGNADEGSRSLASRSRDEQGSESTQSRGRIRRGNEDPLTLHGEREAAEKETRVQRARATPDSSPCTSPTPSPAADQHDLSLNTLESSIPGAGSPETCLGGQWSSDSTGPKTPSVPGPAEISDSTSVLGHLSQPFAEPSRSATWDNQFSRGTRKLQMQGGCFPPPTEHIRLLHLPLCSRHDSGRGSPGKGGHNRADIENECDEGSVGGNRASECARQKTHQARGSDSEQNSADAPQKEGLSSFFHFPNDLPVPHYHTPPGTPPNRSRPTSALGERDREPGHEETVVAETVFDGRRITAKVSRVHVQRTHSDDKSAAEVTDGKAEVRAEITPQEGFDEENDETQERHVEAATEEVGPVTEEELLKAATSI from the exons ATGACAACATCTCGAAGTCACTCTCCTACCGCCACCAATGGAGGAAGTCGCCCTAGCGGTCAGGCGGCTGGGCCCCTGGTCGGCAGTGGAGGGGCGCATACCACATATCTGGATGAACGTGTTGCACGCTTACAAGCGGAAATCGAGCGTACAACACGGCGCCTTGAgatggaaaaacgaaaactgCATGACCTGGGGGAGAATTCGAGGAAGGCGCAGCATGAGTTCAACGATAAGCGACTAAGATACTCGTTTAATAAAGCGGATGGCATCGCAAACGCTCGCAAGGCAGAAAAGAATCTTACGCAGCTTGAAAACAGACTTGCCCAGGCGCTCGTTAAATTCAACTCTGCTAATGATGAGATTAACAAAGTGAAGGCGACCATCGATAAACACCGAAAAGATCGCCTGTCTATGGAAAAGGTTTATAGACAAGTGTCACGCGAGTTGTCTGACCAGGCGTACCAGTTAAACGAAGTAAAAGAGAAAGTCGCACAGATGCAAGAATGGGAACAGCAAACGACGAAACGCATGGAAGAGTTGACAAAGGTCCAggaccaagagagagaagaattcAAAGAAAAGTGCCTTGTGATGCAGAAGGAACTACGGGAGCAG GATCGTCTGATCAAAGAGTTTGACATCCGCGCACACAGAGAATCTTCGAACCTCCGGGCGCAGATGAAGGGAACACCGTATAAtgtcgctgaagaagagcaaaaTTTCAACCCAGAGAGTCTCATGAAGCTCATCTTGAAAACAGCGCTTCTCAATGCTGTTCAGCGCCACAGTATCAAACAACACCGGACAAAAATTGCAGTTTTTGAGCGGGCTATGGAAAGTATCAAAACCTCAACAGGCATTTCAG ACCCCGAAGAGATCGTAGCCATTTTCTCTCAGTTGGAGGAGCGCAATTACAGCATCATGACGTACGTGAACATGCTGAACTTCGAGCTTGAGGCCATTGAAGCCAAAAAGCGGGAACTGGAGACGCACATTCAGCAACAGGCTCAGCACGAGGCATCCGCGCTGCAGGTGACAGATGCGTCACTGCGTGGCGAGGCTGCTCAGATCTCGAAAATGCTGTTTGCGACAGCTGGAAAAAATGCTCTTGTTCAGCATCAGCTACACTGTCTCGCCCAGACTCACGAGATACTCATGGAAGCAGCAGCCCTCGTGGGCCACGCCTGGAAAGGCCCGCTCAGCTGTGACGATCCCCCGCCTCCTGGGACAGCGGAGGAATGCGCTGCCGCTGCCGGAAAGGCGGGAGCCGTAGACTCTCGTGGTCCAGCCCCTTTCACCCCACTTCGAGACTGTCGTAGCAAGGCATCAGACTGGGCGTCTTCTCAGGAATTCGGCGGCAGCGAAGGGTCAAAGAGCATTCTCCCTCTCCTGTGGTACCTTGAGAAGTTTATTCTTGCGAACCAAGGCAGTCTTTTAGCTGCGGCTCGATCTGCCACCGAAGAAGCTCCCGACAACGGCGAGTCCCCAACTGGCCTCACCCCCTTTCTCGCCACCGCTCACAGCAGCCACCGTGCTGCAGGAGGTGGCAAGGGTCCGGAAGCTACTTCACTCTCTCCAGAACCtggtcgtctgtctccgagaagctgcagcgGCACCCAGGGCTCTGGTGAGGGGAATCGCATGGGCTCTGGAGCGCGGAAAACCATGTGTGTCACGTCCGCGGCTTCACATCCACATGATAGCGGTTGCTCGGCTGTCACTGCAAGTAGCCCGTCTGCTCTGGCTCTCTCCGGCCGGTTCTTAGACTCAGAAAATACGGGAGGGCCCTCCACACTCTCGGGCtacggcggagacagccaCAGTGGCATGGCAGGCTTCAGCGACCTTCGAGAAGACCAtagaacagaaaaaggaacaaATGACTCGTTGTGTCCCCTCGTAAGTGAGGACGGAACCCGTCGCAGGGGTGCGAAACTGTCCGGACCGCTAAGGGGTACGGGGGACGTGGGAAGCGACCCCGGACTAACAGGCCACTCGCTGTCGCGTGCAGCCAACACGGGAGATGGTTTACAGCCaggcgagacaggaaaacgagggCGGTGCGGGGAATCGCGTGAAGGGGCCCTGCCAACACATGGCAACGGAGCaggaggcgacagcgaagacgacgatgAGTGGGGGATAGGGACTGATAGGCCTGGTGGCGATGCGTGGATCGCAGACAGGCCTTTGAGTATCGGCGAACTACGGGAGCGGACGATTCATGTACTGAACaaacaaagaaagaagaggggtGATGGCTCTGGcactctgtgtctctccgaGAAATTGTGTCTGTTGGCCACCCCTGTACTCGATAATGCAG CCTACAAAGCCTTGCAGCCGGGCGCCGTTTCTCTTCAATCGCGTGCCAGCTCGTTTTCGCTGCAGAGTCCAGTCCTTTCGGCAGACGGGGGTAGCTCGAACGGGGGCAGCGTCGGCTTCTTGCAAACACCAGACAACTGCGCCCGTCAAGATGGACGCCAAGACAGAAGCAACGACGGAGAAGTCAGGGATGCAGGAATGTCGGCGGCGCCTTCGACTCCAGGCGGTGGCCCACGAGGGTCTCGTCGCGCGCCACGGAGTGGCAGCACCTACGCCAGCTCCCAGAGaggtctgcttctccgtcattcgcgaggaaaggagaaagtgTTTGTGCAGCTGTCCAAGAAGCGAGCCGGCGAACAAGCCACGGGAGCGGCTGATGGCGTTGCCAGTGAGACTCAGGAAGCCCCACAGAAGCTGGGAGCCTCGGGCGCGACACACGTgcgcagaaaaacggaaatgCCGCGTGAAAACGGAAGCCGAGTCCGCTGCTTCAGAAAACGGGTTTCCGGGCCAACACTGCGTACAATGCCGTCGAACGTCGAGGAGCGAAGCGGCGAGGCTACTCGAATGCAGGCGCGCGAACCGGGGACAGCGAGCGCGCTGCAGGAAGACACCGCCGCGGCACGGATGGTCAACACGCAGGGGGCATGCGCAGGTTTGGAAGATGCTAGGGAGGacacaagaaagaaggaaacgcagagagaggacaaggagatggaaggaaaagaaaacggaacgcgaggcgaaggaagtttgtctccgttcgaaagagaagacgaagaagaacagcagCAACGGGACTTAGACGGGAAGTCAGATGCGAATGCGTCAGGCGGAGGAGCTGCGGATCACGAActggaaggaaaaggagatgaagaaagagatgaaGCATCTTTGCGCACTATTTTTGGTTGTTCACGAGAGGAAGCAGTGATGCTGTGCGTGACCGATGGACACAACAACGAAGGCAATGGCACACTGGACAGCAGATATGCAAGAGAAAGTCTTGGGGACAGTTCAGAAGTCCAGGACGGAGGCATTCACGATGTCAACTCGGAGAAGGGatacgaaagagaagaaaggactgCACTCGAAGACGACGCGGAACCGTCTGAGAGTGTGAGCCGAGGACAGACGGGACGCACAAGTGAAAAGAAGCGTGCAAGTGGGGAGAGTGCGTCTGACGAAAAAGACCATGAACCACAGACTGAGATGCCGTTGATGCCGGCAGCCTCTGGAACAGAAGAACACGCTTCTTCCGACGTTTCGCCGAAGGAATTGCGAAACGCTCCTGGTCGTACCCCCGAGGCTTCAGCAGAGAAGCTTCCAGATCTCTTTGACCCCACCCAGAGCCTGATCCAAGAATGCGGGGACAGTCCAACTGACAACCCCTATCAGGAGGCAGACCCCCGCGACAGAGCGCCCCCAGATGACTCGCCACACGCGCCTGAGGCTTCAAGATTGCAGCAACTTTCTCCAACTCCAGTAGAAGAAACACCGACCGCAGCGGACTTGCAGCTGTTGTGGCCTTCCTCGGCACATGCAAACCgtggagaagaaatcgaCGGAAACTCTATCGGGTCTTCTCAGCAGACTCCTCTCCCTCCATCTCCGCGATCTACACCGCTCCCAGAGATTCCATTCTCCTCAGACGTTGACGAGGCCGGGGAACCCTGTGTAGAAGCCGGGTTTGAAAGAAGCTCCGAAAGTCATCTGAGCGAAACAAACGCTGTATCTGAGAGCGTCGAAGCTTCAGTGCACGCCTACGCTTCTAGGGATGCTTTGTCGCCGTCCCTTCTCGATCAAACGTCAGAGGAGTCACGGACAAACGAGAAATGTTCGGTCCCCGCAGAGGCGACAAAGTTGCCAGATGCTTCTGCACGAAGGGGTGAAAGTCGCCCAGTGACCCCAACAGCGTGGCATCCAGGCGTGTGGCCACCCGATCTCGTGCAGTGCGGCGACCGGAGCCGGGTCAGCAGTGCCGGAGCGTCTGCCCTCAATTCCTACGGGGGTGAAGATGAGGTGGCAAAAATACACCATTTGTCTGAGAACCTCGCTCTCTGTTCGAGCAGTCACGGTGACATCTCTGATCTCCGGGCTTTCGTTCCTCGAGCCCTGGAGGTTGATATCCCGGTGACGGATCAGGAGGAAGTTAACAAAGTGGGCACATCCGCGAACAGGCATCGAGATGGCGatagaagagagaagagtccCCAAAAGCCCAGCGACGTTAAAAACGAAACGGAGGCCGCATACACGACACGTGCCGTAGAAGAAGAGCCAGGAAGGCGCCTCGAAGAATCTCCGAAAAGATACGACATAGAAATACCGGTTGCAGGGTTCCCACGGGCCTCCGAAAGATTCCAGAGCGAGGTGTTGGAACGACCCATGCCTCCATTAAGACCTCCGTTCTCAGCAGGATCAAGAGGGCCCTTCGAGTCTCCAAGTTTCCCCACCGCTTCCCGTCTTGATGTCCAAAGGCCTTCCTCCAGTCCGTCTCCTGGATTCGCTCCTGCTCGAAGGCCGCCCAACTTGGGCTTCCTCCCACTGCCTCCAAGAGCAATCAGGACTCCGAATCCCAGACCGCTAAACCTCCCTCAGCGGCTGCAAAAGGCCCGAGACACGGGCAGAGAAGGCTATCCGCAGGCAAACCAATCAGAGGCcacccttctgtctctcgaagagacgaaaatTGACACGTTGGCTGCGAGGGTGCCTGACGAGACGGTTGCCCCTCTCGCAGCGTTCTCACTTACGTTGTCACATTCCCGAGAGACATCAGAAGCTGAGGTAGACAGAAAGCGCGACGTCGATATCCCACCAGAAAGCCGCGCTGAATCTCGGAATAGCGAAGGCGGATCTGTCGCTGTGCGGATCTCGGAGGGAGATGCGACTGAGCAGGGAATCGATCCAGAGGCAGGAAGCCCGTTCTCCTGTGCAGAAGGCCAAGGCTCTGTCGCCCATCCCGCCTCAGTGAGGCTTTCACCTTTTCCACTCTCAcacggagacgcagccgaGGAAACGGCAAAGCACCCAGTCTTCCACGAAGAGACGCCGTCTGAGACGAGATCGCCAGAGCCGTGTGGTTGCGGCAGCGTGGAcaccagagaagaaaaggaaaaaaggactctgaaagaaacagacgagtggacaacaggaaacgcagacgaggGCAGTCGTTCATTGGCGAGCAGGTCCAGAGACGAACAAGGCAGTGAAAGCACACAGAGTCGGGGGAGAATAAGGCGAGGAAATGAAGACCCACTAACCCTAcatggagagcgagaggccgcggagaaagagacgcgtgttcagcgcgcgcgcgcgactCCTGATTCTTCTCCCTGCACGTCACCGACGCCTTCTCCTGCCGCCGATCAGCATGATCTCTCACTCAATACACTTGAGTCTTCTATTCCGGGTGCAGGCTCTCCGGAAACGTGCTTGGGCGGGCAGTGGTCCTCAGACTCCACCGGTCCCAAAACGCCTTCTGTCCCGGGACCTGCAGAAATATCTGATTCAACATCTGTGTTGGGTCATCTGTCTCAACCTTTTGCAGAGCCTTCCCGAAGCGCAACATGGGACAACCAGTTCAGCCGGGGGACGAGGAAGCTGCAGATGCAAGGCGGCTGCTTCCCACCTCCTACGGAGCATAtccgccttcttcatctgccaCTGTGTTCCCGCCACGATTCTGGAAGAGGCAGCCCAGGAAAGGGAGGTCACAATCGAGCTGACATCGAGAACGAATGCGACGAGGGAAGCGTTGGGGGGAATCGTGCGTCTGAGTGTGCACGACAGAAAACACATCAAGCCCGCGGCAGTGACAGTGAGCAGAACTCCGCTGATGCACCTCAGAAGGAGGGTCTGAGTTCCTTCTTTCACTTCCCTAACGATTTGCCTGTCCCGCACTACCACACACCCCCTGGGACACCCCCCAACCGTTCCAGACCCACAAGCGCACTTGgtgaaagagacagagaaccaggccacgaggagacagttgtTGCGGAGACTGTCTTTGACGGCAGAAGGATCACGGCCAAGGTCAGTCGCGTGCACGTACAGAGAACGCACAGCGATGACAAAAGCGCGGCAGAAGTGACAGATGGAAAAGCCGAAGTGCGAGCAGAGATAACTCCACAGGAGGGCTTCGACGAGGAAAATGACGAAACGCAGGAGCGTCACGTAGAAGCGGCAACAGAAGAGGTCGGCCCAgtgacagaagaagaactaCTGAAAGCCGCCACAAGTATCTGA
- a CDS encoding glycine cleavage H-protein (encoded by transcript TGME49_202960), whose protein sequence is MRPCSPSGQFLIMRRAFARPGFPHSPFPPFHLACIPVQPGNTIRGRLLRHTPRVLSRGFSDGQLIGHCLLASSSRPSGCRVFSSLASASSVVAPNHLGVYYSKTHEYVRLTLDCPPTQEESCTTSAASPEVVASETPKSSERVLFGVVGISAYAAEELGEVVYVDFPERLAQAGSRSAEMRKDERARAGEEDASVKKGSAVCSLESVKSVAEVYSPVDGLVVEVNEKVREQPSLVFQDPEGQGWLLKLRLPQAEAEEGGVEKSASALVAKVTKRLMDEERYATFVEREKNAGALEDCDQ, encoded by the coding sequence ATGAGGCcgtgttctccttcgggacAGTTCCTTATCATGCGGCGTGCTTTCGCGCGACCTGGCTTCCCTCATTCCCCTTTTCCGCCTTTCCACCTGGCGTGCATTCCAGTTCAGCCTGGCAATACTATTCGCGGGCGGCTACTTCGTCATACCCCGCGCGTTCTGTCTCGTGGTTTTTCTGATGGCCAGCTCATCGGCCACTGTTTgcttgcgtcttcttcgcggcccTCAGGGTGTCGcgtattttcttctcttgcctctgcgtcttcggtAGTTGCGCCAAACCATCTTGGCGTGTACTACTCAAAGACACACGAGTATGTTCGACTTACTCTGGACTGTCCACCAACGCAGGAAGAATCCTGCACCACTTCCGCTGCGAGTCCTGAGGTAGTAGCAAGTGAGACTCCCAAAAGCTCTGAACGCGTCCTGTTTGGTGTCGTCGGCATCAGTGCATATGCTGCTGAAGAGCTAGGGGAAGTTGTCTACGTCGACTTCCCAGAGAGGCTGGCACAAGCGGGCAGCAGAAGCGCCGAGATGcggaaagacgaaagagcaCGGGCGGGCGAAGAAGATGCTTCAGTGAAAAAGGGGAGCGCAGTATGCTCTCTGGAGAGTGTGAAAAGTGTTGCAGAAGTGTACAGTCCTGTTGACGGGCTTGTGGTAGAAGTCAACGAAAAGGTCAGGGAACAGCCTAGCCTCGTCTTTCAAGACCCCGAGGGGCAGGGCTGGCTACTCAAGCTTCGACTCCCTCAagcagaagctgaagaaggaggcgttGAAAAAAGCGCAAGCGCACTCGTGGCGAAAGTGACAAAGAGGCTAATGGATGAAGAACGATACGCCACTTTCgttgaaagagaaaagaacgcagGTGCTCTTGAAGACTGCGACCAATAG